In the genome of Caballeronia sp. NK8, the window GGGCCATGCTATCAGCACACATCCAGATATTGACCTCATGTCCTTTACCGGTTCGACCAGGGCGGGAGTGCAGGTAGCTCAAGCGGCCGCGGCATCCGTCAAACGCGTCTGTCAGGAACTCGGCGGCAAGTCTGCCAACATCGTGTTGCCCGACGCTGACCTTCGTCAGGCCGCCCAGTGGAACATTGCTCGCTGCTTCTCTAACAGCGGACAATCTTGTCACGCTCCGTCTCGCATGCTTGTACATGAGGACCAGCTTGATCAGGCTATCGACCTGCTTTGTGAAGAGGTCAAAAAGATCAAAGTTGGAGATCCGGAGGACGCTTCAACGACCCTTGGTCCGGTCGTGAACAAGGCTCAATTCGATCGAGTACAAATGTACATTCAGAAGGGTATCGACGAAGGTGCTCGCCTCGTTTGTGGGGGGCTTGGACGCCCGCCAGAACTCACAAGCGGCTACTTCGTCAAGCCCACTGTGTTCGCAGACGTAAAGCCAGAGATGACGATTGCACAAGAGGAAATCTTTGGTCCCGTCCTCGCTGTCATGCCTTATCGTTCCATAGAACAAGCATTGGAAATTGCCAATGGCACCCGCTACGGCCTCGGGGCCTATGTATTTACATCCGACAGGAAAACGGGACACGAAGTCGGATCTCGCATGCGCGCAGGCCGTGTTTTTCTGAACGGAGTCGCTTCGAACCCGGCGGCGCCGATGGGTGGTTACAAACAGTCAGGGAACGGGCGGGAGATGGGAGTGTTCGGTTTGGAAGAGTATCTCGAAGTCAAGGCAATGATCGGGTTTGTGGACCGTTGACGACTTAATCGTGCCCCACCCGATCGAATGGCCGGCCGACAGTCAGCATGAGTCGGCTCACCAAGTTCACGATGTCACCTACCACAGTGACACGTTGTTTCATTGACATATTGAGGGATTATCTTGCAGCAGCCTGTCATCCTTACTTGCGCAGTCACTGGCGGTGACGACACCGCCGGACGATATCCGGCTGTCCCCGTGACGCCCGCTCAAATTGCTACCGCCGCAATTGAAGCCTGCGAAGCGGGTGCGGCGATCGCTCACATTCACGTTCGCAATCCCGAGTCAGGCAAACCAAGTATGGATCTTGCGCTGTACCGCGAAGTTGTAGATCGCATTCGCGACAGTGGAAGTCCGGTCATCGTCAACCTCACGACCGGTCCGGGTGCCCGGTTCGTGCCTAGCGACACGGAAGCAAACCTGGCGGGCGCAGGGTCCAACCTCCGTCCACCAGTTGAGCGCGTCCACCACATCTTGGAATTGAAGCCTGAGATTTGCAGTCTGGATATGGGCACACTGAACTTTGGCAAAGGTGCGCTCATCAACGTGCCGGCGCACGTGGAGGCCATTGCGGCAGAAATCCGCAGAGCTGGGGTGAAGCCGGAACTGGAAGTCTTCGACTCGGGACACGTGGCGTTGGCTATCGATATGATCCGTCGAGGCCTGCTCGAACCGACGCCGCTCTTTCAGATGGTCCTTGGCGTGCCGTGGGGAGCACCGGCCACTCCCGAGATACTCGCGGCGATGAAGAGTCTATTGCCGGTCGGTTCACAATGGGCAGCGTTCGGAGTTTCGAGGTCGGAATTCCCAATGGTCGCGCAAGCGGTGCTTCTCGGCGGCCATGTACGCGTAGGCCTGGAGGATAACCTCTATCTGGAAAAAGGGGTGCTTGCCCCGGACAACGCCTCCCTTGTGCGCAAAGCGTCACAGCTTGTCGAGCTTCTCGGAACACGATTAGCCACTGCGGACGAAGCTCGATTGATCCTTGGTATCGCAACGTCATGAGCAACGAACGCTTCATCGTCGGTTGTGTGCAAACTACGCCGACAGATGACCTACACGCCAACATAGATCAGGTCTCACGTTCGATTGAGATCGCGGCCCAAAGGGGCGCGACACTAGTCGCCACCCCTGAATATAGCTTCTTCTTGCATGCGAGCGGCCGTTCGATGCGCGACAGCGCAGCTCGTGAGGAAGATCATCCAGCGCTGCCTCACTTCGTCTCGATTGCTCGAAAGCATCGCATCTGGCTGATCCTCGGCTCCCTCGTCATTCGCACAGACGAAGGCAATATCGTTAATCGGTCAATTGTCATCTCGGCTCAAGGGGAAATCGTTGCGCGATACGACAAGATCCATATGTTCGACGCCACGTTACCAGGCGGCAGGACAATTCGCGAATCGTCTTCCTACACGCCGGGGACAAGAGCCGTTCTTGTTAACACTCCCTGGGGGCGGTTGGGAATCACTGTCTGCTATGACCTGCGCTTTCCGGCACTTTACCGGGCCTTGGCGCAGTCGGGTGCTCAGATTCTCCTTGTGCCGTCCGCATTCACCCGGGCGACAGGATCGCTACATTGGCATACCCTGTTGAAAGCGCGCGCGATCGAAAATCGCGCGTTCGTTGTCGCTCCGGCCACCTGCGGAACGCACCCATGCGGTCACGAAACTTACGGACACTCCCTAATCGTCGACCCGGACGGGCGGGAGGTTGCCGCGGCCGGCGAAGCGCCAGATGTCATCTGCGCAGAGATCGACCTTGACGTGGTGTCGGTCGCAAGGGCGCGCATGCCGTCACTTACGCATGATCGCGCTTTTGAAACGAGCCATATTTTCGCGAACAGCATAGAGACCAAGCATGAGCAAATATGAAATCCTGACTCGAGACGAAATGTCACCTCGTCAGCGACAAGTCGCTGACGCTATTGCCGCTGGCCCCAGAGGATCGATAAAAGGTCCTTTTATCGCATTGATTCATAACCCTGAACTCGCAAATCACTTGCAGGCGCTCGGGGAACATCTGCGTTTTCGAACAGGATTGCCAGGACATCTGGTCGAGATAGCTGTTCTAATCACCGCTCATCGATGGTCCAGCGACTATGAATGGCTTGCCCATGCGCGTATTGGGCGGGAGGCTGGCTTGTCAGATGAAGTTATTACGTCATTGGGCACGGGACGAAGGCCGGATCCGCTGGATTCGGATGCTTCACTAATCTACGATTTTGCGTACGAAACGGCCTGGCAGGGCCGCCCGTCGGACTCCGCCTTCAGTGCGTTGAAAAGCCGATTCGGTAGCGCGACGAGCCTTGATGTTCTCGCGGTATGCGGCTACTACACGACGCTTGCTTTCATTCTTAATGCCGCAGAACTTCCCCTGCCATCGGGCAAGCTGCCAGCAGGTTGGGGGCAAAAAGCGGCAAGCGTTGAATAAATTATTTTTTGTGTGAGGCATCAATGAATCCGTTAAGAGTGGGACTAATTGGCGTAGGCAACATGGGGAAGCCGATGGCTCTACGCCTGCTCGAGCAAGGTGTCGATCTCACTGTGTGCGACCGGAATCCCGAAGCAGTGCAGGAACTACAGCGATTGGGAGCAAAGGTTGCAGCGAGCCCGTTGGAAGTGGCGAATGCATGTTCGATCGTGATCGCATCGATGCCCTCGCGAGAAGCAAGCCTAGATGTCGCCCTTGGTGAGTTCGGCGTGGTCAAAGGCAAGGAAATATGCGTCTATATTGAAACCTCGACCATTGGAAGCAGCACGATCGAGTCGATTGCTTCGCGTCTACGGGATGACGGTGTCGGAATGATTGATGCGCCAGTCAGTGGCGGTCCGCCTGGAGCACGCGCCGGCACTCTCGCAATCTTGGCCTCGGGCGCCGAGGGCGATTTCGAACTTGGGAAACCTTTGCTAGAAAAACTCGCAGCCAAGCTGTTCTATCTTGGCGCCAAACCGGGGGTCTCCCAAGTCGCAAAGGTGATCAATAATCACATCTCCGCGGCCGGTCGCCTGGCGGTGTTTGAAGGCCTTGCGATGGGTATCAAGGCTGGACTTGACCCGAAGGTTCTTAACGATGTCTTTAATGCTGGTTCTGCGCGCAACTACACCACCACTGACAAGGTACCGGCGGCGATTCTTACAGGAACGTTTAAGTTCAACGGCCCGTTGACCATTGGCCTAAAAGATGAAGCGCTCTTGTTAGAGGAGGCGCAGCGGTGTGGCGCCCCTACCTGGATCGCTCCGCGAATCCTTGAACTCTATGAGGAAGCCGCTGCAGCCGGATATCGCGACGAAGATAGCATGAAGGTTTTCCTCTACATGCAGTCTCAGTCACTGCGCAAAACGGAAGAGTTGAACGGCGGCAACCAATAGCGCTTGGCCTTCCAAGAGAGCAATTCGAGAAACTCAATCATGTATGTAACTGTCTAGCCCACCGGCGTCGGCTGAAACAATGACCAGACGCCAGTGATGTACCTGCATTCGGATGAACGCCAACCTCATGAACGATAAAGCACCGGCAGATACGCTCACCCACGACGTTGCCTCGTTCGTCTTTCGTACGACATCAACGGATCTATCGCCGTCGTCGCGTGAATCAGCGAAACGAGCATTGGTGAATATCTTAGGATGTTGTATTGGCGGATCCCACCATGAAATAGTCGAGACAGCTGCTAGAGCACTGATCCCTCTTGCCGGAGGCCAAACCTGTACGCTTCTCGGCCGACCTGAACGCGTAGATGTTCTCACGGCCGCTCTAATCAATGCCCTAAGCTCCGCGGCCTATTCGTTTGACGACACTCATTCGGAAGCCCTCTTACACCCCAGTGGCGCAGTCGCTACGACCCTTCTGGCCCTCGCAGAACGGCAGCGACTGACTGGCAGCGACTTCTTGCTGTCGATGGTGCTCGGCATCGAAATCGCCGGTCGGTTGAGCAAGGCGGTATCGGTGCCTCCCGCTCAGGGCGATATCGGATGGTCGCAGACAGGCATTGCCGCCGGCGTTGGCGCAGCAGCGGCTGCGGCCAAAGCACTGCGACTGACCTCTGAGCAGATTGGCTGGGCGATAGGAATCGCCGCCACTCAGTCGTCCGGATTTAGAGCTGCTCATGGCAGTATGAGTGCCACCTTGATTTTTGGTCATGCGGCACAAACCGGGTTGCGCGCGGCGATCCTCGCGCAGCACGGATTCGACGGCCCGCGAGCTCCATTGGAGGGAAAGTACGGATATTTGAGTCTGTTCTCCAGCAAGCCTCATCGTGAGTATCTATTACCTCCGCTTGGCAGCCCGTTCGAAGTGGAAGCTCTCGCGTACAAACCTTATCCTTGCGGGGCCGTCATACATCCGGTCGTTGATGCCGCCCTTCAATGGAACCACTCAAACGGCGCAGACCGCAGTCGCCAGATCAGAGAGGTCCGCCTTCGCACACACCCGTCCGCGATGGCACTTGGATTTCGGCGGCATCCGGAGAACGTGCTCGAGGCTAAGGTCAGTCTGTTTCATTGGGTGGCGACCGCACTTCGGTACGGCCGCGCCAGCATCGCCGAAGGCCAGTCCCAAGTGGTTCAGGACGTCGGTATTGCACAACTCAGGGATCGCATCAACGTGCTTACGGATGATGCCATCCCTCCAGAAAGTGCTGTCTTGCATGTCCTTTTGGAGAGCGGCGAGGAGCAAACTGTTTCAATCGAGCACTGCAAGGGAAGCGTTATGAACCCGATGTCTGACGATGACATCAACGAAAAATACTACCAACAGGCGCTCCTTCACATTTCTAGGTTCGAGGCGACAACCATGTGCCAGCGCTCTTGGCGCATTGAGGAGCTCGAAGACGCGGCGGACATCATACGTGTAGCCGCGCCAAGCTCGATCTAACGGTACAGTAAAGGCGGAATTCTTCGAGCGGTGGACTGCGTAGGGAACCGACGTATTGAGGACAGCTCGACTAGTCCGCTCGGCCCAACGCAGACATCCGCGCGGATCGGAAGTTTCCACTCAATTATTCATTATACGAATAAATTCTCGCATTCTGATATAATTGCATCGCATTTATTGCGAGAACAATACCAGTCCTCAAATCCTCAGCAGTGAGCGCTCGAGTAGTTGGGCCGATGCAGCAAACCGGTCCACTTTTCGCAGGTTAAGCCACACGGAATGCAGAAAATGGCCAAAGCGACTGCAAAGCAAACATCACAGTTGAGCGACTCCACGGAAGCTGCCTCGAAAAAAGAGAGCGAAGCACAGACGAGCATCGGGCGCATGTTGGGCATACTCGACCTGTTTACGCCAGCGGCACCCGTCCGACCCGTGAGCGACCTGGTGAATTACCTGGGCACATCACGGTCAACGTCCTATCGGTACATAAAAGCGCTTCACGAAGCTGGTCTGATTGAAGCAGTTGCCAACGGAAAATACGTCCTGGGCCCGCGATTCGTTGAGTTCGACCGTCAAATCCGGATGTCCGACCCGCTGTACAAGGCCGGGGGGAAGATTCTTCGCCAGTTGGTGAAGCGTACAGGGCATTCAGCCCTTCTTTGTGCGCTATATCGGGATTCGGTAATGTGCATCAGGGAGGACCTATCCGAAGGAAGCCCGCCTAATCTCTTCTCACGAGGCCAACGGCGGCCGCTCTTCTCTGGAGCTGCATCCAAGGTGATCCTCCCGTATGTGCCCCCTCATCGGCTCAGAAGCATCTTTCAGCAACATCAGCGCACAATCGCGCGCGCGGCACTGGGCACTGACTGGCAAGGCTTCCGAGAAAAACTCGCGGCAATCCGAAAGGACGGCTTTGTTGTCAGCCACGGCGAGTTCAATCAAGGCGTTTTCGGCGTGTCGGCACCCGTTTTCAACGCAGAAGGACTCGCCGTCGGAAGTGTCGGCATCGCAGGCGGGGAGGACCGATTGGAACGAAAGAACCTACCGGCCTACTGCAACGAAGTTGTGAAAGCAGGCCAGATGCTCACAGAGGCGATTGCCGATGCTGGTGACGAACTCATCTTGCCACCGCGTGCCTACGGGTCCGTTCCGTCGCGCTAATGCTGCGTCGTGAGCCATGGCGTTAGCAGACGCCATGGCGCAGCCTTACATCGCCTTCAGATAATCCCGGAAGAGCTGTGCGTATTCTTCGATTCCTTCTTCGATAGACCAGGCTGGAGACCAGCCAAGGACCTCGCGAGCTAAAGTTACGTCCAAAGGAACACGCGACTTGAGGTTCTCTTCCTCGATTGGCGTGAGCTCGTTGCCAATCTCGATATCCGCTCCGGGAACGAATCGACGGACGATTTCCGCAATCTCCGCAGGCGAAACAAGCCGCCCCGCCGCAATATTTAAAACCCGAGACGTTCCACGAGCGATTTTCGGACAATCCAGCGCGAGTGCGACGGCGCGGCTCACGTCCAGCACATGAGTCAAATCCCTCTTCATCCGCCCTCCGGTTTCGAAGCGCGTCGGCCTTCCCGCGACAGAGTTTTCAACCATTGGCTTGATGTAAAGCGGAATGCGCATGCCAAAGCCATACACCGCGGCAACCCGAAGCGCAACGAACTCCAGATCGTGGAAGTCGGCGTACGACAACCCGATGGCTTCGCCAATCATCTTGGACGTTCCGTAGTGCGCCGAAGGGTTAGCTCGCGTGATAGAGAACGCCGGGTCCGTCTCTTTCTGAACGATGCCAACCCCCGCATGACATGCAGTGTTGCTTGAAACAAAGACCACCTTGCCTAGGCCTAGTTGTCTAGCCACCTCGCAGACGTTGACCAGACCCATCACGTTGGTTTGATAGAACCCACCCGGATCGTCCAGC includes:
- a CDS encoding 3-keto-5-aminohexanoate cleavage protein — its product is MQQPVILTCAVTGGDDTAGRYPAVPVTPAQIATAAIEACEAGAAIAHIHVRNPESGKPSMDLALYREVVDRIRDSGSPVIVNLTTGPGARFVPSDTEANLAGAGSNLRPPVERVHHILELKPEICSLDMGTLNFGKGALINVPAHVEAIAAEIRRAGVKPELEVFDSGHVALAIDMIRRGLLEPTPLFQMVLGVPWGAPATPEILAAMKSLLPVGSQWAAFGVSRSEFPMVAQAVLLGGHVRVGLEDNLYLEKGVLAPDNASLVRKASQLVELLGTRLATADEARLILGIATS
- a CDS encoding carbon-nitrogen hydrolase family protein translates to MSNERFIVGCVQTTPTDDLHANIDQVSRSIEIAAQRGATLVATPEYSFFLHASGRSMRDSAAREEDHPALPHFVSIARKHRIWLILGSLVIRTDEGNIVNRSIVISAQGEIVARYDKIHMFDATLPGGRTIRESSSYTPGTRAVLVNTPWGRLGITVCYDLRFPALYRALAQSGAQILLVPSAFTRATGSLHWHTLLKARAIENRAFVVAPATCGTHPCGHETYGHSLIVDPDGREVAAAGEAPDVICAEIDLDVVSVARARMPSLTHDRAFETSHIFANSIETKHEQI
- a CDS encoding carboxymuconolactone decarboxylase family protein, with the protein product MSKYEILTRDEMSPRQRQVADAIAAGPRGSIKGPFIALIHNPELANHLQALGEHLRFRTGLPGHLVEIAVLITAHRWSSDYEWLAHARIGREAGLSDEVITSLGTGRRPDPLDSDASLIYDFAYETAWQGRPSDSAFSALKSRFGSATSLDVLAVCGYYTTLAFILNAAELPLPSGKLPAGWGQKAASVE
- a CDS encoding NAD(P)-dependent oxidoreductase, with the protein product MNVLVTGGAGFLGAYLSNALQAAGHVVYTYDIASPPKELLHISPFLESNLRRGAIGDIDRLLAVCRSDKIDAIVHAAARVGLEPSLDDPGGFYQTNVMGLVNVCEVARQLGLGKVVFVSSNTACHAGVGIVQKETDPAFSITRANPSAHYGTSKMIGEAIGLSYADFHDLEFVALRVAAVYGFGMRIPLYIKPMVENSVAGRPTRFETGGRMKRDLTHVLDVSRAVALALDCPKIARGTSRVLNIAAGRLVSPAEIAEIVRRFVPGADIEIGNELTPIEEENLKSRVPLDVTLAREVLGWSPAWSIEEGIEEYAQLFRDYLKAM
- a CDS encoding IclR family transcriptional regulator encodes the protein MAKATAKQTSQLSDSTEAASKKESEAQTSIGRMLGILDLFTPAAPVRPVSDLVNYLGTSRSTSYRYIKALHEAGLIEAVANGKYVLGPRFVEFDRQIRMSDPLYKAGGKILRQLVKRTGHSALLCALYRDSVMCIREDLSEGSPPNLFSRGQRRPLFSGAASKVILPYVPPHRLRSIFQQHQRTIARAALGTDWQGFREKLAAIRKDGFVVSHGEFNQGVFGVSAPVFNAEGLAVGSVGIAGGEDRLERKNLPAYCNEVVKAGQMLTEAIADAGDELILPPRAYGSVPSR
- a CDS encoding NAD(P)-dependent oxidoreductase, whose translation is MALRLLEQGVDLTVCDRNPEAVQELQRLGAKVAASPLEVANACSIVIASMPSREASLDVALGEFGVVKGKEICVYIETSTIGSSTIESIASRLRDDGVGMIDAPVSGGPPGARAGTLAILASGAEGDFELGKPLLEKLAAKLFYLGAKPGVSQVAKVINNHISAAGRLAVFEGLAMGIKAGLDPKVLNDVFNAGSARNYTTTDKVPAAILTGTFKFNGPLTIGLKDEALLLEEAQRCGAPTWIAPRILELYEEAAAAGYRDEDSMKVFLYMQSQSLRKTEELNGGNQ
- a CDS encoding aldehyde dehydrogenase family protein — its product is MRNHETIYIDGQWVAPVDPKRLELISPTTENPIASVCLASARDVDLAVKAARKAFPSFSETSKEERIALFERIIEVYQARQKDLMAAITLEMGSPKSQVIMTQAALQGFQQAITTLRGYNFEVQEGINVIRREPIGVCGLITAWNWPVQILCTKLSSAFAAGCTVVAKPSEFTPLSAIILTEILDAAGVPPGVFNLVIGDGPTVGHAISTHPDIDLMSFTGSTRAGVQVAQAAAASVKRVCQELGGKSANIVLPDADLRQAAQWNIARCFSNSGQSCHAPSRMLVHEDQLDQAIDLLCEEVKKIKVGDPEDASTTLGPVVNKAQFDRVQMYIQKGIDEGARLVCGGLGRPPELTSGYFVKPTVFADVKPEMTIAQEEIFGPVLAVMPYRSIEQALEIANGTRYGLGAYVFTSDRKTGHEVGSRMRAGRVFLNGVASNPAAPMGGYKQSGNGREMGVFGLEEYLEVKAMIGFVDR
- a CDS encoding MmgE/PrpD family protein, whose protein sequence is MNDKAPADTLTHDVASFVFRTTSTDLSPSSRESAKRALVNILGCCIGGSHHEIVETAARALIPLAGGQTCTLLGRPERVDVLTAALINALSSAAYSFDDTHSEALLHPSGAVATTLLALAERQRLTGSDFLLSMVLGIEIAGRLSKAVSVPPAQGDIGWSQTGIAAGVGAAAAAAKALRLTSEQIGWAIGIAATQSSGFRAAHGSMSATLIFGHAAQTGLRAAILAQHGFDGPRAPLEGKYGYLSLFSSKPHREYLLPPLGSPFEVEALAYKPYPCGAVIHPVVDAALQWNHSNGADRSRQIREVRLRTHPSAMALGFRRHPENVLEAKVSLFHWVATALRYGRASIAEGQSQVVQDVGIAQLRDRINVLTDDAIPPESAVLHVLLESGEEQTVSIEHCKGSVMNPMSDDDINEKYYQQALLHISRFEATTMCQRSWRIEELEDAADIIRVAAPSSI